The DNA window GAGCGAGTGCCCCGCGTGGACGAGGCGGTGGAAGGTTTTCAGCAGGACCTGGATGTCGGCCAGGTGGAGGCCGGTCGTCGGCTCGTCGAAGATGAAAAGATGTTGCCGGCCTTTTTTCGGCGCGGCGAGGTAGGACGCCAGTTTCAGCCTCTGGGCCTCGCCGCCCGACAGCGAGGCCGTGCTCTGACCGAGCCTGAGGTACCCCAGCCCGACGTCGGCGAGCGGCTGGAGCCGCGCCACGAGTTCCTTGTGCTCGCGGAAGTGGGCCCTTGCCTCCTGGACGGTCATGGCGAGGATGTCGTCGATGTTCTTTCCTTCCCAGCGGACGTCGAGGACCTTTTTCTTGAATCGTTTGCCGCCGCATTCCTGGCAGACGACCGTCACGTCGGCCATGAAGTACATGTCGTGGGTGACGGCGCCGACGCCCTTGCAGACCTCGCATCGGCCGCCGGCGACGTTGAACGAGAAGTTTGCCGCCGTGACGCCGCCGACGCGGGCCTTCGGCGTCTGGGCCAGGAGGCTCCGGATCGCCGTGTACGCCTTAACATATGTGATAGGATTCGATCTGGTGCTGAGGCCGATCGGGCTTTGGTCCACCAGGACGATGTCGTCGATTTCGTCGATGCCCTCGAGGGCGTCGCACCGGCCGACGTCGTCCACCGGCCGGCCGCGCGCGTGCATGAATTGCCCGTACAGGCAATGGTGGACGAGCGTCGTCTTGCCGCTGCCCGAGACGCCCGTCACGCACGCCAGGAGCCCAAGCGGGAACCGCACCGAGAGGTTCTTCAGGTTGTGTTCCCTCGCCCCCGAGAGGGCGATCCATCCCTTGGGCCGGCGCCCGTAGGGCGACATGGCGCGGCCGGCGTGGGTCGCCAGTTGCCGGGCCGTCTCCGACGCCTCGCACGCGGCCAGGCCAGAGTAGGGGCCCTCGAAGATGACTTCGCCGCCCGCTTCGCCCGCGCCGGGTCCCAAGTCCACGAGGTGCTCGGCCGCCCCAATCATCTCCGGGTCGTGCTCGACGACGACGACGGTGTTGCCCTTGGCGATGAGGCCCCTGAGGATGCCAAGCAGGCGGTGCGTGTCGCGGGCGTGGAGGCCGACGGTCGGTTCGTCCAGCACGTAAAGGGTGTTCGTCAGGCTGGAGCCGAGGGCGGACGCCAGGTTGATCCGCTGCGATTCGCCGCCCGAGAGCGAGCGCGTCTGGCGGTCGAGCGTCAGGTACGCCAGGCCCACGTCGTCGAGATACGTGAGTCGGCTGCGGATTTCCCTGAGCAGCACCGCCGCCTTCTCCTCATCCTGGGCGCCGAGTCCGAGCGCGTCGAACCACGCCCGCAGGTCTTTCACCGGCTCAAGCGCGAGGTCGGCGATCGTCTTACGGCCGACGCGGACGTTCAGGGCCTCCGGCCGCAGACGCCGACCCCCGCACGTCGGGCACGTGTAGTAGCCGCGATACCGCGCGATCATCACGCGGACGTGGACCTTGTAGCGCTTCGTCTCGAGCCAGTCGAAGAAGCCCCGGACGCCGATCCAGTCCCCGTCGCCGTCCCAGATGAATCGCTTGTCCGCCTCCGAGAGGTCCACGTAGGGGACGTCGGTCCGGACCCCTTGGCGATGGCAGGCCCGCCGGCACTCCTTGTGCAACTGCTTGTAGGCGGGCGTCTGCCAGCAGGCGATCGCCCCAGAGTCGATCGATTTGCGCGCGTCCGGGACGATCTTGTCCGGGTCGAGGTCGCTCGTCCGCCCGAAGCCCTGGCAGGTCGGGCACGCGCCGACGGCACTGTTGAACGAGAAGAGTTGCGGCTCCGGGTCGGGGAACACCCGGCCGCACCGGGCGCAGTTGAAACGGACGTCGAACGGCAGGCGCCCGCGTTCGGCCCCGGCCGCGTCCATCACCAGGACGGCCGCCCGCCCGGCGCCGGCCTTGAACGCGGTCTCGAGGGCCTCGGCCAGCCGGCTCCGGCTCTCGGCCGGCGCGTCGGCAAGCACCAGCCGGTCGATGACGACCTCAATCTCGGAGTGCGGAGTGCGGAGTGCGGAGTGCGGAGTGAAAGACGAAGCAAGATCGGCGTCGGAGATCTCGACGATCCGTCCACCGATCCAGAGGCGGTGAAATCCCTGGCGCTCGAGTTCGCGCCTCAAGGATTCCCACGGGCGGGGGGAGATGTATTGCGGATTTCGGATTGCGGATTGCCCTTCGAGAGCCTCAGGGCCCTGAGCATGGTCGAAGGGCGGATTGAAACCGTCTTCGTTCGCTTGCGCGAACTTCGCCGTGGCAGGCGGCAAAACGGCAGGCGCGGTGCACGCGACGGGCGCCACCACCAGGAGCCGCGAACCGCCCGGCAGCATGAGGCAAGCGTCCACCGCCCCGGGGATTGTGTGTTTCTCGACCTTGAGGCCGCACTCCGGGCAACTCGTTTCGCCGACGCTCGCAAACAAGAGACGCAGGTAATCCGCGATCTCCGTCGCCGTCCCCACCGTCGAGCGGGCGTTCTTGACCGTGTTTCTCTGTTCCAGGGCGATGGCCGGCGGCAGGCCCGTGATGGAATCCACCGGCGGCCGCTGCATCTGCTCGAGGAACTGCCGCGAGTAGGCCGAGAGCGATTCGACGTACCGCATCTGTCCCTCGGCATAGAGGGTGTCGAAAGCGAGGCTCGATTTGCCGCTCCCGGAGACGCCCGTCACGACCGTGAGGCGCCGGTGGGGGATGGAGACGTCGACGCCCTTGAGGTTATGCGTCCGAGCGCCTCTGACTTCGATAGTTCGCCGCATGCGCAGAATAACTCCAGCATACCGAATCCCTAACGATACCCCGGCTGCGGGCGGGTGTCAAGGTCGAGGGGGCGAGCGAAGTTCACCGGGGTGTATGCCGGCGGGTCGCGGCTAACCATGACGATGTGCGGTTTTGCCGTTTCTTTCCGGGTTCCGGTTTCCGGGTTCCGCATTGCCGTTCCCCCCAGTCTCCGCCTTTCTCTGCGCTCTCTGCGTTCTCCCCATGTAAAAGAAAGGGGCCCTTTGGGCTGCGTTGAAGGCCGTGCCGCCTGCCCGCCATAGCCCTCTGCTTCGCCCTGCGTAGCGGGCTTCGCAGAGCAGGGTCGGCGACGGCGGGTTTGCCTTTTGCCTTTCCCCAGTCTGCGTTTTTCTCTGCGCTCTCTGCGTTCTCTGCGTTGAAACCCCGCCGCCTCATGGAGAAGAGGCCGGTAGAGGGAAAAACTGGGGAAAATCCGAAAAATTTTTCCTCCGTAAGTCCTTTATTTACAGACACTTACCCACCCCCCGGATGCCGAAAAAATCCTTTTCCCATTTGACTTCGCCGGATTTTGTGGTATACTTCCGGCGGAGTTAGAGGGTGACAAGTCGCTTGGTGTGGCAAGTGGATCGGTCCTGTGTGGTTCCTTTCGAAGCGTGGTGTTTGTGCTCGCCTCCG is part of the Planctomycetota bacterium genome and encodes:
- a CDS encoding excinuclease ABC subunit UvrA, which translates into the protein MRRTIEVRGARTHNLKGVDVSIPHRRLTVVTGVSGSGKSSLAFDTLYAEGQMRYVESLSAYSRQFLEQMQRPPVDSITGLPPAIALEQRNTVKNARSTVGTATEIADYLRLLFASVGETSCPECGLKVEKHTIPGAVDACLMLPGGSRLLVVAPVACTAPAVLPPATAKFAQANEDGFNPPFDHAQGPEALEGQSAIRNPQYISPRPWESLRRELERQGFHRLWIGGRIVEISDADLASSFTPHSALRTPHSEIEVVIDRLVLADAPAESRSRLAEALETAFKAGAGRAAVLVMDAAGAERGRLPFDVRFNCARCGRVFPDPEPQLFSFNSAVGACPTCQGFGRTSDLDPDKIVPDARKSIDSGAIACWQTPAYKQLHKECRRACHRQGVRTDVPYVDLSEADKRFIWDGDGDWIGVRGFFDWLETKRYKVHVRVMIARYRGYYTCPTCGGRRLRPEALNVRVGRKTIADLALEPVKDLRAWFDALGLGAQDEEKAAVLLREIRSRLTYLDDVGLAYLTLDRQTRSLSGGESQRINLASALGSSLTNTLYVLDEPTVGLHARDTHRLLGILRGLIAKGNTVVVVEHDPEMIGAAEHLVDLGPGAGEAGGEVIFEGPYSGLAACEASETARQLATHAGRAMSPYGRRPKGWIALSGAREHNLKNLSVRFPLGLLACVTGVSGSGKTTLVHHCLYGQFMHARGRPVDDVGRCDALEGIDEIDDIVLVDQSPIGLSTRSNPITYVKAYTAIRSLLAQTPKARVGGVTAANFSFNVAGGRCEVCKGVGAVTHDMYFMADVTVVCQECGGKRFKKKVLDVRWEGKNIDDILAMTVQEARAHFREHKELVARLQPLADVGLGYLRLGQSTASLSGGEAQRLKLASYLAAPKKGRQHLFIFDEPTTGLHLADIQVLLKTFHRLVHAGHSL